The following coding sequences lie in one Musa acuminata AAA Group cultivar baxijiao chromosome BXJ1-8, Cavendish_Baxijiao_AAA, whole genome shotgun sequence genomic window:
- the LOC135587365 gene encoding ubiquitin-conjugating enzyme E2 32-like isoform X1 — protein MAEERYNRRNPAVKRILQEVKEMQSNPSDDFMSLPLEENIFEWQFAIRGPQDTEFEGGIYHGRIQLPAEYPLKPPSFMFLTPNGRFETQTKICLSISNYHPEHWQPSWSVRTALVALIAFMSTNPNGALGSLDYKKEVRRELAIKSREAAPRYGNPERQKLIDEIHQYMLSKAPPVPQLPPTPTTEPTDNLVTEDQVTANLDAITAAEDLPNQESDQRAIEDGHEVRVNAAEGPLRVGISAGASLRLPAVEVRELHQRPAARVQKPLDDRFLTWAAIWLVVAILLLLVKKFLKSNSFAGYMGSL, from the exons ATGGCGGAGGAGCGGTACAACCGGAGGAACCCGGCGGTGAAGCGGATCCTCCAGGAGGTGAAGGAGATGCAGTCCAACCCCTCCGACGACTTCATGAGTCTTCCTCTCGAG GAAAATATTTTCGAGTGGCAGTTTGCCATTCGAGGGCCTCAGGATACTGAATTTGAAGGAGGAATCTATCACGGACGGATCCAATTGCCTGCTGAATACCCACTTAAGCCCCCTTCCTTTATGTTTTTGACC CCAAATGGTCGTTTTGAAACACAGACCAAGATCTGCTTAAGCATATCAAATTATCATCCTGAACATTGGCAACCATCATGGAGCG TGCGAACAGCATTGGTTGCCCTAATTGCGTTTATGTCAACTAATCCCAATGGAGCTTTGGGTTCTTTGGATTACAAGAAAGAAGTGAGGCGTGAGCTTGCCATCAAGTCCCGTGAAGCAGCTCCTAGATATGGCAACCCAGAGAGACAAAAGTTAATCGATGAG ATTCATCAGTACATGCTGAGTAAAGCTCCCCCTGTGCCTCAACTTCCACCAACTCCAACCACTGAACCTACAGATAATTTGGTAACTGAAGATCAAGTCACTGCTAATTTGGATGCTATTACAGCTGCTGAGGATCTTCCAAACCAGGAATCAGATCAGAGAGCCATAGAAGATGGGCATGAGGTTCGTGTCAATGCAGCTGAAGGGCCACTAAGAGTTGGCATAAGTGCTGGAGCAAGTTTAAGGTTGCCAGCGGTCGAGGTGCGTGAGCTGCACCAGAGGCCTGCTGCTAGAGTTCAGAAGCCCTTGGATGATCGTTTTCTCACTTGGGCTGCCATCTGGTTGGTGGTTGCTATTTTGCTCCTCTTAGTGAAGAAGTTTTTGAAATCTAATTCATTTGCTGGATATATGGGTAGcttgtaa
- the LOC135587366 gene encoding cytochrome c oxidase subunit 5C-like: MAAHKIAHATLKGPSVVKEICIGLTLGLFAGGLWKMYHWNEQRRTRAFYDMLEKGEISVVVAEE; this comes from the coding sequence ATGGCTGCTCATAAAATTGCACATGCTACCCTGAAGGGTCCTAGTGTTGTCAAGGAGATCTGCATTGGCCTTACACTGGGATTATTTGCCGGTGGTCTGTGGAAGATGTACCACTGGAATGAGCAGAGGAGAACAAGAGCTTTTTATGACATGCTAGAGAAGGGTGAAATTAGTGTTGTTGTTGCAGAAGAATAA
- the LOC103993331 gene encoding homeobox protein knotted-1-like 1, whose amino-acid sequence MEDLYSIHPGILRGGDTPAVGSASSCQGSSDASEVTGSSGGVSDLTDLIKAQIANHPRYPTLLSAYIECRKVGAPPEVATLLEEIGKESYSSVGGGEIGADPELDEFMESYCHVLVRYKEELLKPFDEAASFLNHIEMQLTDLCKGPSTAPTASAATGNSPSEEVFGSSDEELSCGDLETLEVQECGSRMADHELKQMLLTKYSGYLSNLRKEFLKKRKKGKLPKDARLTLLDWWNSHCRWPYPTEEEKAKLAEKTGLNQKQINNWFINQRKRHWKPSEDMRFALMEEVSGGSSRTMLYFDSGTIGP is encoded by the exons ATGGAAGATTTGTATAGCATACATCCCGGGATCCTGCGGGGAGGAGACACGCCGGCCGTAGGGTCGGCCTCCAGCTGCCAAGGGAGCAGCGACGCGTCGGAGGTGaccggaagcagcggcggcgtgtCGGATCTGACGGATCTGATTAAAGCTCAGATAGCTAACCATCCTCGATATCCGACTCTTCTATCCGCCTACATCGAGTGCCGAAAG GTGGGGGCGCCGCCGGAGGTGGCGACGCTTTTGGAAGAGATCGGGAAGGAGAGTTACTCGAGCGTGGGAGGTGGGGAGATTGGGGCGGATCCGGAGCTCGACGAGTTCATG GAATCATACTGCCATGTCTTGGTCCGGTACAAGGAGGAGCTCTTGAAACCCTTTGACGAGGCTGCGTCGTTCCTCAACCACATCGAGATGCAGCTCACCGATCTATGCAAAGGGCCGTCCACCGCTCCCACAGCCTCCGCTGCCACCGGGAACTCGCCTTCTG AGGAAGTTTTTGGATCCTCTGATGAAGAACTTAGTTGCGGGGATTTGGAGACTTTGGAAGTCCAGGAATGTGGTTCACGCATGGCCGACCATGAATTGAAGCAGATGCTGCTGACAAAATACAGTGGCTACCTGAGCAATCTGCGGAAGGAATTcttgaaaaagaggaagaaggggaAGCTACCAAAGGATGCTAGGTTGACATTATTGGACTGGTGGAACAGCCATTGCAGATGGCCATATCCAACA GAAGAGGAGAAGGCAAAGCTAGCCGAGAAGACTGGTCTCAACCAGAAGCAAATCAACAATTGGTTCATAAACCAGAGAAAGAGGCACTGGAAGCCATCGGAGGACATGCGCTTTGCGCTAATGGAGGAAGTGAGTGGTGGATCAAGCAGGACGATGTTGTACTTTGACAGTGGTACAATTGGTCCTTAA
- the LOC135587365 gene encoding ubiquitin-conjugating enzyme E2 32-like isoform X2, whose amino-acid sequence MAEERYNRRNPAVKRILQEVKEMQSNPSDDFMSLPLEFAIRGPQDTEFEGGIYHGRIQLPAEYPLKPPSFMFLTPNGRFETQTKICLSISNYHPEHWQPSWSVRTALVALIAFMSTNPNGALGSLDYKKEVRRELAIKSREAAPRYGNPERQKLIDEIHQYMLSKAPPVPQLPPTPTTEPTDNLVTEDQVTANLDAITAAEDLPNQESDQRAIEDGHEVRVNAAEGPLRVGISAGASLRLPAVEVRELHQRPAARVQKPLDDRFLTWAAIWLVVAILLLLVKKFLKSNSFAGYMGSL is encoded by the exons ATGGCGGAGGAGCGGTACAACCGGAGGAACCCGGCGGTGAAGCGGATCCTCCAGGAGGTGAAGGAGATGCAGTCCAACCCCTCCGACGACTTCATGAGTCTTCCTCTCGAG TTTGCCATTCGAGGGCCTCAGGATACTGAATTTGAAGGAGGAATCTATCACGGACGGATCCAATTGCCTGCTGAATACCCACTTAAGCCCCCTTCCTTTATGTTTTTGACC CCAAATGGTCGTTTTGAAACACAGACCAAGATCTGCTTAAGCATATCAAATTATCATCCTGAACATTGGCAACCATCATGGAGCG TGCGAACAGCATTGGTTGCCCTAATTGCGTTTATGTCAACTAATCCCAATGGAGCTTTGGGTTCTTTGGATTACAAGAAAGAAGTGAGGCGTGAGCTTGCCATCAAGTCCCGTGAAGCAGCTCCTAGATATGGCAACCCAGAGAGACAAAAGTTAATCGATGAG ATTCATCAGTACATGCTGAGTAAAGCTCCCCCTGTGCCTCAACTTCCACCAACTCCAACCACTGAACCTACAGATAATTTGGTAACTGAAGATCAAGTCACTGCTAATTTGGATGCTATTACAGCTGCTGAGGATCTTCCAAACCAGGAATCAGATCAGAGAGCCATAGAAGATGGGCATGAGGTTCGTGTCAATGCAGCTGAAGGGCCACTAAGAGTTGGCATAAGTGCTGGAGCAAGTTTAAGGTTGCCAGCGGTCGAGGTGCGTGAGCTGCACCAGAGGCCTGCTGCTAGAGTTCAGAAGCCCTTGGATGATCGTTTTCTCACTTGGGCTGCCATCTGGTTGGTGGTTGCTATTTTGCTCCTCTTAGTGAAGAAGTTTTTGAAATCTAATTCATTTGCTGGATATATGGGTAGcttgtaa
- the LOC103993332 gene encoding uncharacterized protein LOC103993332, translated as MMDLQKRRVQLLLFIFGLIVLSMTAEKFRELVGEEAASKSGKFTFMNCFDMRSGSLACVSKEGVKLYVYNIRNAHVERVRQRATEIALSEALTGGVSTSVAVKQAQKAGAKAAKVASRQAKRILGPIISSGWDFFEALYFEGTMTEGFLRGAGTSFGTYAGGYFGEQRMGRFGYLMGSQLGSWVGGRMGLMVYDIINGMDYLLHVVRPEEETSSSTDTWDSGSEDAY; from the exons ATGGATCTCCAGAAGCGGCGTGTGCAGCTCCTGCTCTTCATCTTCGGTCTAATAGTTCTTAGCATGACAG CTGAAAAATTCAGGGAATTAGTCGGAGAAGAAGCTGCATCCAAAAGTGGGAAGTTCACGTTCATGAACTGTTTTGACATGAGATCTGGAAGTCTTGCCTGTGTGAGCAAAGAGGGGGTTAAGCTGTATGTATACAACATCAGGAATGCACATGTGGAAAGAGTAAGGCAGCGAGCTACCGAGATTGCTCTGAGTGAGGCATTGACAGGGGGTGTGAGTACCAGCGTGGCTGTAAAGCAGGCACAGAAAGCTGGAGCAAAAGCTGCAAAGGTAGCTTCCAGGCAGGCCAAGCGCATTTTAGGTCCAATCATATCATCAGGGTGGGATTTCTTTGAAGCCTTATACTTTGAGGGAACCATGACAGAGGGTTTCCTCAGAGGAGCTGGCACGTCATTTGGGACCTATGCAGGAGGATACTTTGGAGAGCAGAGAATGGGAAGATTTGGTTATCTTATGGGAAGCCAACTTGGTAGCTGGGTCGGAGGAAGAATGGGCCTGATGGTATATGATATTATAAATGGAATGGATTACTTGTTACACGTTGTTCGACCGGAAGAAGAAACTAGTTCTTCTACTGATACTTGGGACTCTGGATCAGAAGATGCATATTAA